One window from the genome of Nomascus leucogenys isolate Asia chromosome 12, Asia_NLE_v1, whole genome shotgun sequence encodes:
- the POU3F1 gene encoding POU domain, class 3, transcription factor 1 — protein sequence MATTAQYLPRGPGGGAGGTGPLMHPDAAAAAAAAAAAERLHAGAAYREVQKLMHHEWLGAGAGHPVGLAHPQWLPTGGGGGGDWAGGPHLEHGKAGGGGTGRADDGGGGGGFHARLVHQGAAHAGAAWAQGSTAHHLGPAMSPSPGASGGHQPQPLGLYAQAAYPGGGGGGLAGMLAAGGGGAGPGLHHALHEDGHEAQLEPSPPPHLGAHGHAHGHAHAGGLHAAAAHLHPGAGGGGSSVGEHSDEDAPSSDDLEQFAKQFKQRRIKLGFTQADVGLALGTLYGNVFSQTTICRFEALQLSFKNMCKLKPLLNKWLEETDSSSGSPTNLDKIAAQGRKRKKRTSIEVGVKGALESHFLKCPKPSAHEITGLADSLQLEKEVVRVWFCNRRQKEKRMTPAAGAGHPPMDDVYAPGELGPGGGGASPPSAPPPPPPAALHHHHHHTLPGSVQ from the coding sequence ATGGCCACCACCGCGCAGTACCTGCCGCGGGGCCCCGGTGGCGGAGCCGGGGGCACCGGGCCGCTCATGCACCCGGACGccgcggcggcagcggcggcggcggcggccgccgAGCGATTGCACGCAGGGGCCGCGTACCGCGAAGTGCAGAAGCTGATGCACCACGAGTGGCTGGGCGCGGGCGCGGGCCACCCCGTGGGCCTAGCGCACCCCCAGTGGCTACCCAcgggaggaggcggcggcggcgatTGGGCCGGCGGCCCGCACCTAGAACACGGCAAGGCGGGCGGCGGCGGCACCGGCCGAGCCGacgacggcggcggcggcggaggttTCCACGCGCGCCTGGTGCACCAGGGGGCGGCCCACGCGGGCGCGGCATGGGCGCAGGGCAGCACGGCGCACCACTTGGGCCCCGCCATGTCGCCGTCGCCTGGGGCCAGCGGGGGCCACCAGCCCCAGCCGCTCGGGCTGTACGCGCAGGCGGCCTACccggggggcggcggcggcggcctgGCCGGGATGCTGGCGGCGGGCGGTGGCGGCGCGGGGCCGGGCCTGCACCACGCGCTGCACGAGGACGGCCACGAGGCGCAGCTGGAGCCGTCGCCGCCGCCGCATCTGGGCGCCCACGGACACGCACACGGACATGCACACGCGGGCGGCCTGCACGCGGCGGCGGCGCACCTGCACCcgggcgcgggcggcggcggctcATCGGTGGGCGAGCACTCGGACGAGGATGCGCCCAGCTCGGACGACCTGGAGCAGTTCGCCAAGCAGTTCAAGCAGCGGCGCATCAAGCTGGGCTTCACGCAGGCCGACGTGGGGCTGGCGCTGGGCACGCTCTACGGTAACGTGTTCTCGCAGACCACCATCTGCCGCTTCGAGGCCCTGCAGCTGAGCTTCAAGAACATGTGCAAGCTCAAGCCGCTGCTCAACAAGTGGCTGGAGGAGACCGACTCGTCCAGCGGCAGCCCCACCAACCTGGACAAGATCGCGGCGCAGGGCCGCAAGCGCAAGAAGCGCACGTCCATCGAGGTGGGGGTCAAAGGCGCGCTCGAGAGCCACTTTCTCAAGTGCCCCAAGCCCTCGGCGCACGAGATCACCGGCTTGGCAGACAGCCTGCAGCTGGAGAAGGAGGTGGTGCGCGTCTGGTTCTGCAACCGGCGGCAGAAGGAGAAGCGCATGACCCCTGCGGCCGGCGCGGGCCACCCGCCCATGGACGATGTATACGCGCCtggggagctagggcctggaggGGGCGGCGCATCGCCTCCCTCCGCGCCCCCGCCGCCTCCGCCGGCGGCgctgcaccaccaccaccaccacacactgcCCGGCTCCGTGCAGTGA